In bacterium, one DNA window encodes the following:
- a CDS encoding radical SAM protein, whose translation MKILLLNPYRDVNRYIPKNFMSYVRFTPTDIGSYGLLPLDFAYLAGVLRNKADVSILDAHAHKLHPENIDLKAYDVVVVNTAPYSHWRCTQAFVGHVHESIHAAHQAGARIIVYGPHATVAPDDFFEADCVIVGEPEDVIEQALVGNVKRVGPGYSEVLPEPNYGLFDFSLYDSRRCEQVFEKRPFGTVGVLSSTRGCPFNCGFCFRALAPRKIRSHSLSSMERILHQLIEVHRCKCLFFEDFTFTLNKEQTIELCQLLARYKVPYVIQTRVDCLDEEIAIALAQSGCYKIELGVESGVNLVLEEFNKQITWSDVVRAINVCRQQGIPRVVAFAGIFAPGETRKTIEKTQHKFQQLGLRFYPNIWFPYPGTLLYEKAVKDGLISDIGADWTELLPIAGTIGTDYTADQIRQICRQIERSEYIREKMLKIPHLVNRIGKTLFTWR comes from the coding sequence ATGAAAATATTACTCCTTAATCCATATAGAGATGTAAATCGGTATATCCCTAAAAATTTTATGTCGTATGTTCGATTTACACCAACCGACATAGGCAGTTACGGCCTACTTCCTTTAGACTTTGCTTACCTTGCTGGAGTTCTGCGGAACAAGGCTGATGTTTCTATACTTGATGCCCATGCTCATAAATTACACCCGGAGAACATCGACTTAAAAGCGTATGATGTGGTGGTGGTGAATACTGCGCCATACAGCCACTGGCGGTGTACCCAGGCATTTGTGGGGCATGTACACGAATCAATACACGCGGCTCATCAGGCTGGTGCTCGTATCATCGTCTATGGCCCGCATGCCACGGTGGCACCTGATGATTTCTTCGAAGCTGATTGTGTCATTGTAGGTGAACCAGAAGATGTAATAGAACAAGCACTGGTAGGTAATGTTAAAAGAGTTGGACCGGGATATTCTGAAGTTTTACCGGAGCCGAATTATGGATTATTTGACTTTTCCTTGTATGATTCTCGACGATGTGAGCAAGTATTCGAGAAACGCCCATTTGGAACAGTGGGCGTCTTATCGTCCACCCGTGGCTGTCCGTTCAACTGTGGATTCTGCTTCCGCGCACTGGCACCACGCAAAATCCGTTCCCATTCATTAAGTTCAATGGAAAGGATATTGCACCAGCTTATTGAGGTGCATAGGTGTAAATGTCTTTTCTTTGAAGATTTTACCTTTACTTTGAACAAAGAGCAGACAATTGAATTATGTCAGCTACTTGCTCGATATAAAGTTCCTTATGTCATCCAAACACGAGTAGATTGTCTTGATGAAGAAATTGCTATAGCCCTGGCTCAATCAGGCTGTTACAAGATTGAACTGGGAGTGGAGTCTGGTGTAAATTTGGTGCTGGAAGAATTTAATAAACAAATTACCTGGAGCGATGTTGTACGTGCTATCAATGTATGTCGTCAGCAGGGTATCCCTAGAGTAGTGGCATTTGCGGGTATATTTGCACCGGGAGAAACGAGAAAAACTATAGAAAAAACGCAACATAAATTTCAGCAGTTGGGTCTTCGTTTTTATCCCAATATCTGGTTCCCATATCCGGGGACATTGTTATATGAAAAGGCTGTGAAAGATGGATTGATTTCTGATATTGGTGCTGACTGGACAGAACTACTGCCCATTGCAGGAACCATTGGAACTGATTATACTGCTGACCAGATACGGCAGATTTGTCGGCAAATTGAGCGCTCGGAATACATTCGCGAAAAAATGCTAAAAATACCTCACTTAGTTAATCGCATTGGAAAAACTTTATTTACATGGAGATAG